AGGACTTAAAACCGACCTGCGTGCAATAATCTCTAAAATAAGGAAAAGTAACGCCATAGAAATTAGAAAAAACATTAATGTAAAAACAAATGGTAATCATCAAATAATAGATTTGTGTTTAAGACCTTTAAAACATCTCTTACCTAATGAAGATTATTTTATGCTTACTTTTGAAGATAAAGACATACCTGCTACCGATAATAAAAATGTACAAATAAACCATACAGACGACACCTCAGAATTACAAGCTTTAGAGCAAGAATTAATTGCCACAAAAGAATTTTTAAGATCTACAATAGAGCAATTAGAAGTTTCAAATGAAGAGTTAAAGTCTTCTAATGAAGAGTTACAATCTAGTAATGAAGAGTTGCAGAGCACTAATGAAGAGCTAGAAACCTCTAAAGAGGAACTACAGAGTGTAAATGAAGAAATTGTAACGGTTAATACAGAACTACAAGGTAAAATTGATGAACTAGCACAAGCTTATGATGATATGAATAACTTGCTTGCCAGTACAGAAATTGGCACTATTTTTCTGGATGCCAATTTAAATATTAAACGATTTACACCACCAATGTCTAAAATTATAAACCTTATACAAAGTGATGTAGGAAGGCCTGTACAAGACTTATCATCTAACCTTATTTATGAAGGAATAATTGAAGACGCTAATAAAGTATTAGAAAAGCTTGTTCCTTTTCAGGCAGCGGTAAAAAGTAATGATGGTATTTGGTACCAAATGCAAATAATGCCATATCGCACATCTCTAAATGTTATTGAAGGTGTTGTTATTACTTTTGTTGATATAACTAAAGAAAAATCGCTTGCTGTAGAATTAAATGAAATTAATGACAACTACGAACATCTCTTAGAATTAACACAAACAACAGTATATACTCAAAACCAAGACCTTATTTACACAAGTATGCTGCAGAAAGGTGTAGCGTTTCAATCGCAACTATTGGTTGGTAAAACAGATCGAGATTTCTTTTCTAAAGAAGATGCAAAAAAATTAGAAATTTTAAAAAATAAAGTACTAAAAACAAAAAAAGCATACAGGGATATTGTTTCCCTAGAGATTGGAGGAAAAACTCAATATAACAACCTTACAATAAGACCAATTATTATCGATTCAGAAATTACTGGAATTGCTTGTACATCAACTGATATTACTGAGTTGTATCAAGCAGAAAAAAAATTAAAAGACATCAATAAAAAAATGAATGGCAGCTAAAAATTCCATAAATGATAAATTAAGAAGAAGAGCAGAAACTAAGGTTGATAAAAATCTAGATTTGCTTAAAGATGTTACTTTGGATAATGCCAAGGTTTTACTGCACGAACTTGAAGTACACCAGATAGAACTGGAAATGCAAAATGAAGAGTTACGTGAAACCCAACATCGTCTTGAAGAGGTAAAAGATCAATATACAGATTTGTTTGATTTTGCTCCTATAGGTTACTTAGTATTAGATAAAAAAGGAGTAATTGTAAACATTAATCTTACAGCCTGTGATCTTCTAGGTGTTGAACGCGCATTAATTAAAGGCAAACCTCTTTCTGCTTATATGGAAAATGGTGAATCTCAAAAATTATTCCTAAAATTACAGGATGCTTTTAAAACAGGTAATCTTGAACATTTTGAGCTTGAAATGAGACATAAAAGCAACACTTTTTTCACAGCATCACTTCAAGGTATTATAACATTAGATAAAAATCAATCAGATTATTTATGTAGAATTTCATTTCAAGATATAACTAGTACCAAAGAAGCTGAAGCCATAATACTTAGACATAAGATTTTAAAAAAAGAAAAAGAAATAATACAGCAATATTTAGATTTAGCTCCTATTATTTTTCTTTTATTAGATACAGATAATCAGGTGCAAATGATTAACCAAAAAGGATGTCATTTAATAGGTGGAAAAGTTCAAGATATAATTGGGGAAAATTTGTTTGAGGTTTTTTTAAGGGATTTTGATACTAATTCTACTGAAGAAACCTTTTTAAATTATAAAAAAGATAGCACATCAATCCCTTCTAACTTTGAAAGTAAATTGATAAATACTGTTGGTAAAACACAAATTATATCGTGGACAAATGTCGGTTTGTTAGACGATAAAGGAAAACTTACAAGTACTTTAATGGCAGGTGAAGACATTACCGAACGAAAAAAAATAGAGAACATTAAAGAACAATACACACAAGATCTTGAAGATATAGTAGAGCAAAGAACACTCAAGTTGACTGAAGCTTTACATAACGAAAAAATGGTAAACGAAATGAAAACGGCATTTGTTTCTATGGCATCTCATGAGTTTCGCACACCATTAACCAGCGTAATGTCATCTGCTATCTTATTAAACAAATATAATAACCTCCAACAATACAATAAACAACCACGACATATAAATCGTATTAAATCTTCCGTAAAACAACTTACAGAAATACTCGAAGATTTTCTATCAATGGATAAATTAGAACGAGGAATTGTAAAGACAAATAAAGATTCTTTTAATTTAAAGATATTAACTCAAGAAATACTAAAAGAACTAGAATGGTCTTTAAAAGAAAAACAACTCATACATTTTGAATACAAAGGAGACTCTATGGTTGTTTTGGATAGAAAAATCTTAAAAAATGTATTTATGAACCTAATTACGAATGCCATAAAGTATTCTGACACGGATATATTAGTTACTACAACTGTAAAGGATAATATTGTCTCTATTGGTTTTATAGATAAAGGAATTGGTATTCCTAAAGAAGACCAAAAACATCTATTCAGCAAGTTCTTTAGAGCAAAGAACGCTGCTAATATTCAAGGAACTGGGCTTGGTTTAAGTATTGTAAAACATTATGTTGATTTATTGAATGGAGAAATTTCTTATGAAAGTAAATTAGGAGAAGGTTCTAAGTTTTACATTTCATTACCACAAAAAACTTAAGACTTCATTTATAATCTCTTCAACTTAAAGGAAAATCATCATAAATTTTTTACAAATTTAAAGACAATTTTCTTAAACTTTAGAAATTCATTTTTAAAAGAATCCATTCTAACCATGAGCTTACGATGGTTTTCTCTATAAATTGAATCGGATACTCCTTTTTCATTTTTTTGCAGCCTAGATAATATTTTTTCATGTGCAATAATATCATTCTCCATATATTTAAAGAGATTGACATGTATACCTTCTAAATCTTCCAAAATTTTTCTAAAATCTTTTTGATGATCTTCTTGAGGCTCTTTTTTCTTAAGTAAAATATCGAAAAATTTAATCTCATCTTTCCAAAAATCTATGGTTCCTAACCATTCTTGACTTTCAAAATGTAAAACATTAAGTCCTGCTTCTAATAATAATGCTGATTTTGGATTTAAAACTTCTGTATTCATATCTTTAAATTTATTGATTTTTATTAGCAATGAAAATCTTATTATTCTAATCAAAAAAGAACAGATAATTAGAAACACAAAGGTTTCAATTATTAATACAAAACAAAATGATGTAGGTCATTAAGACAATAAACTTAATGACCAAAATGAATAAAAAATAAAATGTTAAAAAACACATCAACTGATACTGATCATTTTCAACAACTTACAGTTAATATACATTTGAAAAACATTAATAATTGTTAAATTAAAATTATATAAATTATGAAAACAGATGCAGAAATTAAAGAAGATGTACTAGATGAATTAGCATGGCAACCTAATATCGATGAAACTCAAATTGGAGTTATTGTTGAAAACGGAGTAGTAACCCTAAGTGGTGTTGTTAATAATTACGCTAAAAAATTAGCTGCAGAAAAAGCAGTAAAAAGTGTTGATGGTGTAAAGGCAGTAGCTGAAGACATTAAAGTTATTTACGGAGTAAATTACAAAAAAACAGATAAAGAAATTGCAAAAGCTGTTGTAAATGCTTTTGAATGGAATTCTTCTGTTCCTGAAGATGATATTACCATAAAAGTAGAAAACGGTTGGGTTTACCTATCTGGTGAAGTACAATGGATGTATCAAAAAAATGCTGCAAAAAATACAATTAAAAATTTATTGGGTGTAAAAGGTGTAAGTAATTCTATTAAATTAGAAAACAATATTGAACCTAAAGAAGTAAAAGACAGAATTAAAAAAGCTTTTCATAGAATGGCAATGCTAGATTCTAATGCTATTACTCTTGAAACTCATGGCCACACAGTAACATTACGAGGAAAAGTACATTCTATTAAAGAAAAAGAAGATGCAGAAACAGCTGCATATAATGCTCCTGGAGTTTACGATGTTAAAAACGAACTTAAAGTACAGTATAGTACAGAATATGCGTAGCATTATTATTACTAAGTACAATTTTATAATAATAACCCTGATTTTATTAATTAAAGTCAGGGTTATCATTTTAATAAAAAAACAGTTATAGTGAATACTCTCAAAAAAATAATATAACCAAAACTTTATTTGCTGTTTTAATTAAATATTTAAATAAAAAACACTCAATTGATCTAGGTCATTTTAGAACCTGAAATACCATTGTATCTTAGCTGTATAATTAGTAACAAAAGCGTTCTTTGAAAAAATATAAATATAGATTTTGATGTAGCAATATAGAAAAATCTTAAGGGTGTCTAAACTCTTTTTAACCATACTTGTTTTTGTGTTAACTTAGAAATAAGTGTATGCATAAATGATGTAATTGGCAAAAAAGAGATACAATACCTTTTAGAAAGCCAGAACATTCTGGTGTTCTGGTTTTCTTTTAAAATATAATTAAAGTACAGATCTCTATTTACTGTAAAGTGAGTAGGATCGTTGTGAAGGGATTGATATAAATTTTTATCAAAGATTCATTTGTTTTAGATTCTAGCAATAGAATGTTTAAACATATTGAATTAATGGTTGAAATGAAATTAATCTCATCATAAGAAACGGGAAGCCTTGGCTTCTCGTTTCTGTTTTAATTAAATATTTAAATAAAAAACACTCAATTGACATAGGTCATTTTAGAACCTGAAATACCATTGTATCTTAGCTGTATAATTAGT
The window above is part of the Polaribacter sp. SA4-12 genome. Proteins encoded here:
- a CDS encoding sensor histidine kinase, whose protein sequence is MAAKNSINDKLRRRAETKVDKNLDLLKDVTLDNAKVLLHELEVHQIELEMQNEELRETQHRLEEVKDQYTDLFDFAPIGYLVLDKKGVIVNINLTACDLLGVERALIKGKPLSAYMENGESQKLFLKLQDAFKTGNLEHFELEMRHKSNTFFTASLQGIITLDKNQSDYLCRISFQDITSTKEAEAIILRHKILKKEKEIIQQYLDLAPIIFLLLDTDNQVQMINQKGCHLIGGKVQDIIGENLFEVFLRDFDTNSTEETFLNYKKDSTSIPSNFESKLINTVGKTQIISWTNVGLLDDKGKLTSTLMAGEDITERKKIENIKEQYTQDLEDIVEQRTLKLTEALHNEKMVNEMKTAFVSMASHEFRTPLTSVMSSAILLNKYNNLQQYNKQPRHINRIKSSVKQLTEILEDFLSMDKLERGIVKTNKDSFNLKILTQEILKELEWSLKEKQLIHFEYKGDSMVVLDRKILKNVFMNLITNAIKYSDTDILVTTTVKDNIVSIGFIDKGIGIPKEDQKHLFSKFFRAKNAANIQGTGLGLSIVKHYVDLLNGEISYESKLGEGSKFYISLPQKT
- a CDS encoding BON domain-containing protein codes for the protein MKTDAEIKEDVLDELAWQPNIDETQIGVIVENGVVTLSGVVNNYAKKLAAEKAVKSVDGVKAVAEDIKVIYGVNYKKTDKEIAKAVVNAFEWNSSVPEDDITIKVENGWVYLSGEVQWMYQKNAAKNTIKNLLGVKGVSNSIKLENNIEPKEVKDRIKKAFHRMAMLDSNAITLETHGHTVTLRGKVHSIKEKEDAETAAYNAPGVYDVKNELKVQYSTEYA